One Colius striatus isolate bColStr4 chromosome 10, bColStr4.1.hap1, whole genome shotgun sequence genomic region harbors:
- the RAVER2 gene encoding ribonucleoprotein PTB-binding 2 isoform X4: MAAAAERGAEVPAEPPRGARPPPPLSPEEVARRLESTRRELSNRRKILLRNLPAESSSQEIHDLFKDYEIKYCYVDRNKRTAFVTLLNGDQAQDAIQKFHQHPLRGKEISVQLQPTDALLCITNLPISFTLEEFEELVRAYGNVERCFLVYNEVTGHSKGYGFVEYMKKDSAAKARLELLGKQLEENTLFAQWMDVNQLTTNLIHSKCLCVDKVQKDCADSKELIQAFSLQYKPIFCQFAQDEDSYIGDFAVVEYETAEQAEKVQEVTDGMTVKGRRVQVSYCAPGAPGRSTLAALIAAQRMMRNNRKGLLPEPNPVQIMKSLNNPAMLQMLLQPQLRGHAVKPVLGASAGLPHLINSAVGPPFLQLNKIHQSSILGSTSNLLLQSPAHLPLPQQQLMKMENIQANSKPGLLGEPPTMLLQTVLGIGVMPPVSSGMGTRGEALKSAAAAGMGMLPFFPNQHIVGQTIPGQNTPPEKHSSPEALVPGSQPYHQPLANLPAAALRAGHAKQQPPLKSAEPSLGPPLKKQTSLLGEPPKEIRLSTNPYLNLASVLPGICLPAIASKASSPAQQSGLPSSTPDAAVAQGTTSPHAMENYFNYSQQPGEYTQEAVQQWYQHYAQAYNSPQARADDFESEASEVAARSEKRSAALLARPGEAEPPCPQPPGPYAEASLKKKRVY; encoded by the exons ATGGCGGCAGCAGCCGAGCGCGGCGCGGAGGTGCCCGCGGAACCGCCGCGGGGGgctcggccgccgccgcccctgAGCCCCGAAGAGGTGGCGAGGCGCTTGGAGAGCACCCGCCGGGAGCTGAGCAACAGGCGCAAGATCCTGCTGAGGAACCTGCCGGCCGAGAGCAGCAGCCAG gaGATCCATGACTTATTTAAAGATTACGAAATCAAGTACTGTTACGtggacagaaataaaagaactg CGTTCGTTACTCTGCTGAACGGAGACCAGGCTCAAGACGCCATTCAGAAGTTTCACCAGCATCCTCTGCGGGGAAAAGAGATCTCAGTGCAGCTCCAGCCAACAGATGCTCTGCTCTGCATCACCAATTTGCCCATTTCATTTACCTTAGAAGAGTTTGAAGAACTTGTGCGTGCCTACGGCAACGTCGAGAGGTGTTTTTTGGTCTATAACGAAGTCACTGGCCATTCCAAGGGCTATGGCTTTGTGGAATACATGAAGAAGGACTCTGCAGCCAAGGCAAGGCTGGAGCTTCTGGGGAAGCAGTTAGAGGAGAACACTCTCTTTGCACAGTGGATGGATGTGAACCAGCTGACAACCAATCTTATTCACTCCAAGTGCCTTTGTGTAGATAAAGTCCAAAAAGACTGTGCTGACTCGAAAGAGCTGATCCAAGCCTTCTCACTCCAGTACAAACCCATTTTCTGCCAG TTTGCTCAGGATGAAGACAGTTACATTGGTGACTTCGCAGTGGTTGAGTATGAAACTGCAGAGCAGGCTGAGAAGGTGCAAGAAGTCACAGATGGCATGACTGTCAAAGGGAGGAGAGTCCAGGTGTCCTACTGTGCTCCGGGAGCGCCAGGCAGGAGCACGTTAGCAGCACTGATAGCAGCACAGAGGATG atgaggaacaaCAGGAAAGGCTTGCTCCCAGAGCCAAACCCAGTGCAGATCATGAAGAGTTTGAATAACCCAGCAatgctgcagatgctgctgcagccccagttGCGTGGACACGCTGTTAAACCTG TTCTTGGAGCATCTGCAGGTTTACCTCACCTTATCAACTCAGCAGTTGGCCCACCTTTTTTGCAGCTGAATAAAATTCATCAG AGTTCCATCCTGGGGAGTACATCCAacttgctgctgcagagccctgcTCACCTgccactgccacagcagcaaCTGATGAAGATGGAAAACATTCAGGCTAACAGT AAACCAGGTTTGCTGGGAGAACCTCCAACGATGCTGCTTCAGACTGTGCTGGGGATAGGGGTAATGCCACCAGTGAGTTCAGGCATGGGAACCCGTGGAGAAGCTCTGAAGT cagcagcagcagcagggatgggcaTGCTGCCATTCTTTCCCAATCAGCACATTGTTGGACAGACTATACCAGGGCAAAACACCCCTCCAGAGAAACACTCGAGCCCCGAAGCGCTTGTGCCAGGATCACAGCCCTATCATCAGCCCTTAGCAAACCTTCCTGCGGCGGCTCTGCGGGCTGGACATGCCAAACAGCAACCTCCACTCAAAAGTGCTGAGCCAAGTTTGGGG CCTCCCTTGAAAAAACAGACCTCACTGCTGGGAGAGCCACCGAAAGAAATACGTCTGAGCACCAACCCCTATCTCAATTTGGCAAGTGTGCTGCCTGGTATATGTCTTCCAG CAATTGCCAGCAAagcctccagcccagcccagcagagcggcctccccagcagcaccccgGATGCTGCCGTGGCTCAGGGAACCACATCACCACATGCAATGGAAAACTACTTTAACTACtctcagcagcctggggaatacACACAG GAGGCTGTTCAGCAGTGGTATCAGCACTATGCTCAGGCCTATAACTCTCCCCAGGCAAGAGCTGATGACTTTGAAAGTGAAGCCTCTGAG GTGGCGGCGCGGAGCGAGAAGCGCAGCGCGGCGCTGCTGGCGCGGCCGGGCGAGGCGGAGCCGCCGTGCCCGCAGCCGCCGGGGCCCTACGCCGAGGCCTCGCTCAAGAAGAAGCGCGTTTACTGA
- the RAVER2 gene encoding ribonucleoprotein PTB-binding 2 isoform X1, whose product MAAAAERGAEVPAEPPRGARPPPPLSPEEVARRLESTRRELSNRRKILLRNLPAESSSQEIHDLFKDYEIKYCYVDRNKRTAFVTLLNGDQAQDAIQKFHQHPLRGKEISVQLQPTDALLCITNLPISFTLEEFEELVRAYGNVERCFLVYNEVTGHSKGYGFVEYMKKDSAAKARLELLGKQLEENTLFAQWMDVNQLTTNLIHSKCLCVDKVQKDCADSKELIQAFSLQYKPIFCQFAQDEDSYIGDFAVVEYETAEQAEKVQEVTDGMTVKGRRVQVSYCAPGAPGRSTLAALIAAQRMMRNNRKGLLPEPNPVQIMKSLNNPAMLQMLLQPQLRGHAVKPVLGASAGLPHLINSAVGPPFLQLNKIHQSSILGSTSNLLLQSPAHLPLPQQQLMKMENIQANSKPGLLGEPPTMLLQTVLGIGVMPPVSSGMGTRGEALKSAAAAGMGMLPFFPNQHIVGQTIPGQNTPPEKHSSPEALVPGSQPYHQPLANLPAAALRAGHAKQQPPLKSAEPSLGPPLKKQTSLLGEPPKEIRLSTNPYLNLASVLPGICLPAIASKASSPAQQSGLPSSTPDAAVAQGTTSPHAMENYFNYSQQPGEYTQEAVQQWYQHYAQAYNSPQARADDFESEASEECASGSYPDYNTCLQVLPTLYSGAQGSYQPGSSQHPPQNPLHKVAARSEKRSAALLARPGEAEPPCPQPPGPYAEASLKKKRVY is encoded by the exons ATGGCGGCAGCAGCCGAGCGCGGCGCGGAGGTGCCCGCGGAACCGCCGCGGGGGgctcggccgccgccgcccctgAGCCCCGAAGAGGTGGCGAGGCGCTTGGAGAGCACCCGCCGGGAGCTGAGCAACAGGCGCAAGATCCTGCTGAGGAACCTGCCGGCCGAGAGCAGCAGCCAG gaGATCCATGACTTATTTAAAGATTACGAAATCAAGTACTGTTACGtggacagaaataaaagaactg CGTTCGTTACTCTGCTGAACGGAGACCAGGCTCAAGACGCCATTCAGAAGTTTCACCAGCATCCTCTGCGGGGAAAAGAGATCTCAGTGCAGCTCCAGCCAACAGATGCTCTGCTCTGCATCACCAATTTGCCCATTTCATTTACCTTAGAAGAGTTTGAAGAACTTGTGCGTGCCTACGGCAACGTCGAGAGGTGTTTTTTGGTCTATAACGAAGTCACTGGCCATTCCAAGGGCTATGGCTTTGTGGAATACATGAAGAAGGACTCTGCAGCCAAGGCAAGGCTGGAGCTTCTGGGGAAGCAGTTAGAGGAGAACACTCTCTTTGCACAGTGGATGGATGTGAACCAGCTGACAACCAATCTTATTCACTCCAAGTGCCTTTGTGTAGATAAAGTCCAAAAAGACTGTGCTGACTCGAAAGAGCTGATCCAAGCCTTCTCACTCCAGTACAAACCCATTTTCTGCCAG TTTGCTCAGGATGAAGACAGTTACATTGGTGACTTCGCAGTGGTTGAGTATGAAACTGCAGAGCAGGCTGAGAAGGTGCAAGAAGTCACAGATGGCATGACTGTCAAAGGGAGGAGAGTCCAGGTGTCCTACTGTGCTCCGGGAGCGCCAGGCAGGAGCACGTTAGCAGCACTGATAGCAGCACAGAGGATG atgaggaacaaCAGGAAAGGCTTGCTCCCAGAGCCAAACCCAGTGCAGATCATGAAGAGTTTGAATAACCCAGCAatgctgcagatgctgctgcagccccagttGCGTGGACACGCTGTTAAACCTG TTCTTGGAGCATCTGCAGGTTTACCTCACCTTATCAACTCAGCAGTTGGCCCACCTTTTTTGCAGCTGAATAAAATTCATCAG AGTTCCATCCTGGGGAGTACATCCAacttgctgctgcagagccctgcTCACCTgccactgccacagcagcaaCTGATGAAGATGGAAAACATTCAGGCTAACAGT AAACCAGGTTTGCTGGGAGAACCTCCAACGATGCTGCTTCAGACTGTGCTGGGGATAGGGGTAATGCCACCAGTGAGTTCAGGCATGGGAACCCGTGGAGAAGCTCTGAAGT cagcagcagcagcagggatgggcaTGCTGCCATTCTTTCCCAATCAGCACATTGTTGGACAGACTATACCAGGGCAAAACACCCCTCCAGAGAAACACTCGAGCCCCGAAGCGCTTGTGCCAGGATCACAGCCCTATCATCAGCCCTTAGCAAACCTTCCTGCGGCGGCTCTGCGGGCTGGACATGCCAAACAGCAACCTCCACTCAAAAGTGCTGAGCCAAGTTTGGGG CCTCCCTTGAAAAAACAGACCTCACTGCTGGGAGAGCCACCGAAAGAAATACGTCTGAGCACCAACCCCTATCTCAATTTGGCAAGTGTGCTGCCTGGTATATGTCTTCCAG CAATTGCCAGCAAagcctccagcccagcccagcagagcggcctccccagcagcaccccgGATGCTGCCGTGGCTCAGGGAACCACATCACCACATGCAATGGAAAACTACTTTAACTACtctcagcagcctggggaatacACACAG GAGGCTGTTCAGCAGTGGTATCAGCACTATGCTCAGGCCTATAACTCTCCCCAGGCAAGAGCTGATGACTTTGAAAGTGAAGCCTCTGAG GAATGTGCCAGTGGATCTTACCCAGACTACAATACCTGCTTGCAGGTTCTGCCCACACTTTACAGTGGAGCCCAGGGATCTTACCAGCCAGGCAGCTCGCAGCATCCTCCACAAAACCCCTTACATAAG GTGGCGGCGCGGAGCGAGAAGCGCAGCGCGGCGCTGCTGGCGCGGCCGGGCGAGGCGGAGCCGCCGTGCCCGCAGCCGCCGGGGCCCTACGCCGAGGCCTCGCTCAAGAAGAAGCGCGTTTACTGA
- the RAVER2 gene encoding ribonucleoprotein PTB-binding 2 isoform X3 → MAAAAERGAEVPAEPPRGARPPPPLSPEEVARRLESTRRELSNRRKILLRNLPAESSSQEIHDLFKDYEIKYCYVDRNKRTAFVTLLNGDQAQDAIQKFHQHPLRGKEISVQLQPTDALLCITNLPISFTLEEFEELVRAYGNVERCFLVYNEVTGHSKGYGFVEYMKKDSAAKARLELLGKQLEENTLFAQWMDVNQLTTNLIHSKCLCVDKVQKDCADSKELIQAFSLQYKPIFCQFAQDEDSYIGDFAVVEYETAEQAEKVQEVTDGMTVKGRRVQVSYCAPGAPGRSTLAALIAAQRMMRNNRKGLLPEPNPVQIMKSLNNPAMLQMLLQPQLRGHAVKPVLGASAGLPHLINSAVGPPFLQLNKIHQSSILGSTSNLLLQSPAHLPLPQQQLMKMENIQANSKPGLLGEPPTMLLQTVLGIGVMPPVSSGMGTRGEALKSAAAAGMGMLPFFPNQHIVGQTIPGQNTPPEKHSSPEALVPGSQPYHQPLANLPAAALRAGHAKQQPPLKSAEPSLGPPLKKQTSLLGEPPKEIRLSTNPYLNLASVLPGICLPAIASKASSPAQQSGLPSSTPDAAVAQGTTSPHAMENYFNYSQQPGEYTQARADDFESEASEECASGSYPDYNTCLQVLPTLYSGAQGSYQPGSSQHPPQNPLHKVAARSEKRSAALLARPGEAEPPCPQPPGPYAEASLKKKRVY, encoded by the exons ATGGCGGCAGCAGCCGAGCGCGGCGCGGAGGTGCCCGCGGAACCGCCGCGGGGGgctcggccgccgccgcccctgAGCCCCGAAGAGGTGGCGAGGCGCTTGGAGAGCACCCGCCGGGAGCTGAGCAACAGGCGCAAGATCCTGCTGAGGAACCTGCCGGCCGAGAGCAGCAGCCAG gaGATCCATGACTTATTTAAAGATTACGAAATCAAGTACTGTTACGtggacagaaataaaagaactg CGTTCGTTACTCTGCTGAACGGAGACCAGGCTCAAGACGCCATTCAGAAGTTTCACCAGCATCCTCTGCGGGGAAAAGAGATCTCAGTGCAGCTCCAGCCAACAGATGCTCTGCTCTGCATCACCAATTTGCCCATTTCATTTACCTTAGAAGAGTTTGAAGAACTTGTGCGTGCCTACGGCAACGTCGAGAGGTGTTTTTTGGTCTATAACGAAGTCACTGGCCATTCCAAGGGCTATGGCTTTGTGGAATACATGAAGAAGGACTCTGCAGCCAAGGCAAGGCTGGAGCTTCTGGGGAAGCAGTTAGAGGAGAACACTCTCTTTGCACAGTGGATGGATGTGAACCAGCTGACAACCAATCTTATTCACTCCAAGTGCCTTTGTGTAGATAAAGTCCAAAAAGACTGTGCTGACTCGAAAGAGCTGATCCAAGCCTTCTCACTCCAGTACAAACCCATTTTCTGCCAG TTTGCTCAGGATGAAGACAGTTACATTGGTGACTTCGCAGTGGTTGAGTATGAAACTGCAGAGCAGGCTGAGAAGGTGCAAGAAGTCACAGATGGCATGACTGTCAAAGGGAGGAGAGTCCAGGTGTCCTACTGTGCTCCGGGAGCGCCAGGCAGGAGCACGTTAGCAGCACTGATAGCAGCACAGAGGATG atgaggaacaaCAGGAAAGGCTTGCTCCCAGAGCCAAACCCAGTGCAGATCATGAAGAGTTTGAATAACCCAGCAatgctgcagatgctgctgcagccccagttGCGTGGACACGCTGTTAAACCTG TTCTTGGAGCATCTGCAGGTTTACCTCACCTTATCAACTCAGCAGTTGGCCCACCTTTTTTGCAGCTGAATAAAATTCATCAG AGTTCCATCCTGGGGAGTACATCCAacttgctgctgcagagccctgcTCACCTgccactgccacagcagcaaCTGATGAAGATGGAAAACATTCAGGCTAACAGT AAACCAGGTTTGCTGGGAGAACCTCCAACGATGCTGCTTCAGACTGTGCTGGGGATAGGGGTAATGCCACCAGTGAGTTCAGGCATGGGAACCCGTGGAGAAGCTCTGAAGT cagcagcagcagcagggatgggcaTGCTGCCATTCTTTCCCAATCAGCACATTGTTGGACAGACTATACCAGGGCAAAACACCCCTCCAGAGAAACACTCGAGCCCCGAAGCGCTTGTGCCAGGATCACAGCCCTATCATCAGCCCTTAGCAAACCTTCCTGCGGCGGCTCTGCGGGCTGGACATGCCAAACAGCAACCTCCACTCAAAAGTGCTGAGCCAAGTTTGGGG CCTCCCTTGAAAAAACAGACCTCACTGCTGGGAGAGCCACCGAAAGAAATACGTCTGAGCACCAACCCCTATCTCAATTTGGCAAGTGTGCTGCCTGGTATATGTCTTCCAG CAATTGCCAGCAAagcctccagcccagcccagcagagcggcctccccagcagcaccccgGATGCTGCCGTGGCTCAGGGAACCACATCACCACATGCAATGGAAAACTACTTTAACTACtctcagcagcctggggaatacACACAG GCAAGAGCTGATGACTTTGAAAGTGAAGCCTCTGAG GAATGTGCCAGTGGATCTTACCCAGACTACAATACCTGCTTGCAGGTTCTGCCCACACTTTACAGTGGAGCCCAGGGATCTTACCAGCCAGGCAGCTCGCAGCATCCTCCACAAAACCCCTTACATAAG GTGGCGGCGCGGAGCGAGAAGCGCAGCGCGGCGCTGCTGGCGCGGCCGGGCGAGGCGGAGCCGCCGTGCCCGCAGCCGCCGGGGCCCTACGCCGAGGCCTCGCTCAAGAAGAAGCGCGTTTACTGA
- the RAVER2 gene encoding ribonucleoprotein PTB-binding 2 isoform X5 — MAAAAERGAEVPAEPPRGARPPPPLSPEEVARRLESTRRELSNRRKILLRNLPAESSSQEIHDLFKDYEIKYCYVDRNKRTAFVTLLNGDQAQDAIQKFHQHPLRGKEISVQLQPTDALLCITNLPISFTLEEFEELVRAYGNVERCFLVYNEVTGHSKGYGFVEYMKKDSAAKARLELLGKQLEENTLFAQWMDVNQLTTNLIHSKCLCVDKVQKDCADSKELIQAFSLQYKPIFCQFAQDEDSYIGDFAVVEYETAEQAEKVQEVTDGMTVKGRRVQVSYCAPGAPGRSTLAALIAAQRMMRNNRKGLLPEPNPVQIMKSLNNPAMLQMLLQPQLRGHAVKPVLGASAGLPHLINSAVGPPFLQLNKIHQSSILGSTSNLLLQSPAHLPLPQQQLMKMENIQANSKPGLLGEPPTMLLQTVLGIGVMPPVSSGMGTRGEALKSAAAAGMGMLPFFPNQHIVGQTIPGQNTPPEKHSSPEALVPGSQPYHQPLANLPAAALRAGHAKQQPPLKSAEPSLGPPLKKQTSLLGEPPKEIRLSTNPYLNLASVLPGICLPAIASKASSPAQQSGLPSSTPDAAVAQGTTSPHAMENYFNYSQQPGEYTQARADDFESEASEVAARSEKRSAALLARPGEAEPPCPQPPGPYAEASLKKKRVY, encoded by the exons ATGGCGGCAGCAGCCGAGCGCGGCGCGGAGGTGCCCGCGGAACCGCCGCGGGGGgctcggccgccgccgcccctgAGCCCCGAAGAGGTGGCGAGGCGCTTGGAGAGCACCCGCCGGGAGCTGAGCAACAGGCGCAAGATCCTGCTGAGGAACCTGCCGGCCGAGAGCAGCAGCCAG gaGATCCATGACTTATTTAAAGATTACGAAATCAAGTACTGTTACGtggacagaaataaaagaactg CGTTCGTTACTCTGCTGAACGGAGACCAGGCTCAAGACGCCATTCAGAAGTTTCACCAGCATCCTCTGCGGGGAAAAGAGATCTCAGTGCAGCTCCAGCCAACAGATGCTCTGCTCTGCATCACCAATTTGCCCATTTCATTTACCTTAGAAGAGTTTGAAGAACTTGTGCGTGCCTACGGCAACGTCGAGAGGTGTTTTTTGGTCTATAACGAAGTCACTGGCCATTCCAAGGGCTATGGCTTTGTGGAATACATGAAGAAGGACTCTGCAGCCAAGGCAAGGCTGGAGCTTCTGGGGAAGCAGTTAGAGGAGAACACTCTCTTTGCACAGTGGATGGATGTGAACCAGCTGACAACCAATCTTATTCACTCCAAGTGCCTTTGTGTAGATAAAGTCCAAAAAGACTGTGCTGACTCGAAAGAGCTGATCCAAGCCTTCTCACTCCAGTACAAACCCATTTTCTGCCAG TTTGCTCAGGATGAAGACAGTTACATTGGTGACTTCGCAGTGGTTGAGTATGAAACTGCAGAGCAGGCTGAGAAGGTGCAAGAAGTCACAGATGGCATGACTGTCAAAGGGAGGAGAGTCCAGGTGTCCTACTGTGCTCCGGGAGCGCCAGGCAGGAGCACGTTAGCAGCACTGATAGCAGCACAGAGGATG atgaggaacaaCAGGAAAGGCTTGCTCCCAGAGCCAAACCCAGTGCAGATCATGAAGAGTTTGAATAACCCAGCAatgctgcagatgctgctgcagccccagttGCGTGGACACGCTGTTAAACCTG TTCTTGGAGCATCTGCAGGTTTACCTCACCTTATCAACTCAGCAGTTGGCCCACCTTTTTTGCAGCTGAATAAAATTCATCAG AGTTCCATCCTGGGGAGTACATCCAacttgctgctgcagagccctgcTCACCTgccactgccacagcagcaaCTGATGAAGATGGAAAACATTCAGGCTAACAGT AAACCAGGTTTGCTGGGAGAACCTCCAACGATGCTGCTTCAGACTGTGCTGGGGATAGGGGTAATGCCACCAGTGAGTTCAGGCATGGGAACCCGTGGAGAAGCTCTGAAGT cagcagcagcagcagggatgggcaTGCTGCCATTCTTTCCCAATCAGCACATTGTTGGACAGACTATACCAGGGCAAAACACCCCTCCAGAGAAACACTCGAGCCCCGAAGCGCTTGTGCCAGGATCACAGCCCTATCATCAGCCCTTAGCAAACCTTCCTGCGGCGGCTCTGCGGGCTGGACATGCCAAACAGCAACCTCCACTCAAAAGTGCTGAGCCAAGTTTGGGG CCTCCCTTGAAAAAACAGACCTCACTGCTGGGAGAGCCACCGAAAGAAATACGTCTGAGCACCAACCCCTATCTCAATTTGGCAAGTGTGCTGCCTGGTATATGTCTTCCAG CAATTGCCAGCAAagcctccagcccagcccagcagagcggcctccccagcagcaccccgGATGCTGCCGTGGCTCAGGGAACCACATCACCACATGCAATGGAAAACTACTTTAACTACtctcagcagcctggggaatacACACAG GCAAGAGCTGATGACTTTGAAAGTGAAGCCTCTGAG GTGGCGGCGCGGAGCGAGAAGCGCAGCGCGGCGCTGCTGGCGCGGCCGGGCGAGGCGGAGCCGCCGTGCCCGCAGCCGCCGGGGCCCTACGCCGAGGCCTCGCTCAAGAAGAAGCGCGTTTACTGA
- the RAVER2 gene encoding ribonucleoprotein PTB-binding 2 isoform X2, with the protein MAAAAERGAEVPAEPPRGARPPPPLSPEEVARRLESTRRELSNRRKILLRNLPAESSSQEIHDLFKDYEIKYCYVDRNKRTAFVTLLNGDQAQDAIQKFHQHPLRGKEISVQLQPTDALLCITNLPISFTLEEFEELVRAYGNVERCFLVYNEVTGHSKGYGFVEYMKKDSAAKARLELLGKQLEENTLFAQWMDVNQLTTNLIHSKCLCVDKVQKDCADSKELIQAFSLQYKPIFCQFAQDEDSYIGDFAVVEYETAEQAEKVQEVTDGMTVKGRRVQVSYCAPGAPGRSTLAALIAAQRMMRNNRKGLLPEPNPVQIMKSLNNPAMLQMLLQPQLRGHAVKPVLGASAGLPHLINSAVGPPFLQLNKIHQSSILGSTSNLLLQSPAHLPLPQQQLMKMENIQANSKPGLLGEPPTMLLQTVLGIGVMPPVSSGMGTRGEALKSAAAGMGMLPFFPNQHIVGQTIPGQNTPPEKHSSPEALVPGSQPYHQPLANLPAAALRAGHAKQQPPLKSAEPSLGPPLKKQTSLLGEPPKEIRLSTNPYLNLASVLPGICLPAIASKASSPAQQSGLPSSTPDAAVAQGTTSPHAMENYFNYSQQPGEYTQEAVQQWYQHYAQAYNSPQARADDFESEASEECASGSYPDYNTCLQVLPTLYSGAQGSYQPGSSQHPPQNPLHKVAARSEKRSAALLARPGEAEPPCPQPPGPYAEASLKKKRVY; encoded by the exons ATGGCGGCAGCAGCCGAGCGCGGCGCGGAGGTGCCCGCGGAACCGCCGCGGGGGgctcggccgccgccgcccctgAGCCCCGAAGAGGTGGCGAGGCGCTTGGAGAGCACCCGCCGGGAGCTGAGCAACAGGCGCAAGATCCTGCTGAGGAACCTGCCGGCCGAGAGCAGCAGCCAG gaGATCCATGACTTATTTAAAGATTACGAAATCAAGTACTGTTACGtggacagaaataaaagaactg CGTTCGTTACTCTGCTGAACGGAGACCAGGCTCAAGACGCCATTCAGAAGTTTCACCAGCATCCTCTGCGGGGAAAAGAGATCTCAGTGCAGCTCCAGCCAACAGATGCTCTGCTCTGCATCACCAATTTGCCCATTTCATTTACCTTAGAAGAGTTTGAAGAACTTGTGCGTGCCTACGGCAACGTCGAGAGGTGTTTTTTGGTCTATAACGAAGTCACTGGCCATTCCAAGGGCTATGGCTTTGTGGAATACATGAAGAAGGACTCTGCAGCCAAGGCAAGGCTGGAGCTTCTGGGGAAGCAGTTAGAGGAGAACACTCTCTTTGCACAGTGGATGGATGTGAACCAGCTGACAACCAATCTTATTCACTCCAAGTGCCTTTGTGTAGATAAAGTCCAAAAAGACTGTGCTGACTCGAAAGAGCTGATCCAAGCCTTCTCACTCCAGTACAAACCCATTTTCTGCCAG TTTGCTCAGGATGAAGACAGTTACATTGGTGACTTCGCAGTGGTTGAGTATGAAACTGCAGAGCAGGCTGAGAAGGTGCAAGAAGTCACAGATGGCATGACTGTCAAAGGGAGGAGAGTCCAGGTGTCCTACTGTGCTCCGGGAGCGCCAGGCAGGAGCACGTTAGCAGCACTGATAGCAGCACAGAGGATG atgaggaacaaCAGGAAAGGCTTGCTCCCAGAGCCAAACCCAGTGCAGATCATGAAGAGTTTGAATAACCCAGCAatgctgcagatgctgctgcagccccagttGCGTGGACACGCTGTTAAACCTG TTCTTGGAGCATCTGCAGGTTTACCTCACCTTATCAACTCAGCAGTTGGCCCACCTTTTTTGCAGCTGAATAAAATTCATCAG AGTTCCATCCTGGGGAGTACATCCAacttgctgctgcagagccctgcTCACCTgccactgccacagcagcaaCTGATGAAGATGGAAAACATTCAGGCTAACAGT AAACCAGGTTTGCTGGGAGAACCTCCAACGATGCTGCTTCAGACTGTGCTGGGGATAGGGGTAATGCCACCAGTGAGTTCAGGCATGGGAACCCGTGGAGAAGCTCTGAAGT cagcagcagcagggatgggcaTGCTGCCATTCTTTCCCAATCAGCACATTGTTGGACAGACTATACCAGGGCAAAACACCCCTCCAGAGAAACACTCGAGCCCCGAAGCGCTTGTGCCAGGATCACAGCCCTATCATCAGCCCTTAGCAAACCTTCCTGCGGCGGCTCTGCGGGCTGGACATGCCAAACAGCAACCTCCACTCAAAAGTGCTGAGCCAAGTTTGGGG CCTCCCTTGAAAAAACAGACCTCACTGCTGGGAGAGCCACCGAAAGAAATACGTCTGAGCACCAACCCCTATCTCAATTTGGCAAGTGTGCTGCCTGGTATATGTCTTCCAG CAATTGCCAGCAAagcctccagcccagcccagcagagcggcctccccagcagcaccccgGATGCTGCCGTGGCTCAGGGAACCACATCACCACATGCAATGGAAAACTACTTTAACTACtctcagcagcctggggaatacACACAG GAGGCTGTTCAGCAGTGGTATCAGCACTATGCTCAGGCCTATAACTCTCCCCAGGCAAGAGCTGATGACTTTGAAAGTGAAGCCTCTGAG GAATGTGCCAGTGGATCTTACCCAGACTACAATACCTGCTTGCAGGTTCTGCCCACACTTTACAGTGGAGCCCAGGGATCTTACCAGCCAGGCAGCTCGCAGCATCCTCCACAAAACCCCTTACATAAG GTGGCGGCGCGGAGCGAGAAGCGCAGCGCGGCGCTGCTGGCGCGGCCGGGCGAGGCGGAGCCGCCGTGCCCGCAGCCGCCGGGGCCCTACGCCGAGGCCTCGCTCAAGAAGAAGCGCGTTTACTGA